The Bacteroidota bacterium nucleotide sequence GAAATGAGCTACTACAGAGACAAACAACCGGTTGACACTTCCAATTTAATTTACGGTGCGCGTGCTGTGATCGAAGCGATTGAAGCAGGAAAAGAAATTGACCGGCTCTACATTCAATCTGATCTGAATAATGAGTTGATCATCGAGGTGAGAAAAATTGCGCGTCAATACGGGATCATTTGGCAATTTGTTCCGGAAGGAAAATTCCAGCGTATTGCTCCCGGAAAAAATCACCAGGGCGTTGCCGCATTCATTACTTCCGTAGAATTTTACAAACTCGATAATATTCTTCCGCAGATCTTTGAAAAAGGAGAAACTCCGCTCGTACTCGTGCTCGACCGAATTACAGACGTGCGCAACTTCGGCGCCATCGCGCGCAGTGCAGAGTGCGCGGGCGTACATGCGATCGTAATCCCCTCGCGCGGGGCTGCACAGGTGAATGGCGATGCCGTAAAAACTTCGGCCGGCGCTTTAAACATCATTCCTGTTTGCAGGGAAGAAAATCTGAAAGATGCAATTGAGTATTTAAATAATTCCGGATTGAGGATCGCAAGTTGCACTGAAAAAGGAAGTACAAATTATTTCGAAACAGATCTCACCGGCCCGCTGGCAATTATTATGGGTTCGGAAGAAGACGGAATTTCAGGAGAATATTTAAAACGTTCCAATGTGAAAATTAAAATTCCAATGCACGGAAAAATTTCTTCGCTGAATGTTTCGGTGGCTACGGGAGTTGTTTTGTTCGAAGTGTTGAGACAGAGGAGTCTTGGGTTATGAGATTTGATATTTCCAGGGACAACTACTTTAATTAAATGAGGTTTTAGCTGTTAATTATTCATCCGGATTCTTAATAACTCATTATTCAAAACGCGAAACTCATAACCCATAACTCCTAACTTCGTTTAATGAAAAAAAATAATTCATTCTTCTTATTAATAGTATTATTATTTGCAGGTTGTCACAAACCGGGCCACGTTACATTTCCAATCAGCGATTCCTTCAAATCTTATTGCGCATTCAAAACCGGAACATGGTGGACGTTTCGCGAAATGCGATCAGGCAGGAGAGACAGCATGTACGTCACTTCATTTGATGAACAATCGACGACGCACGATGAAACGCGTTTCGGAACTTTTACGATGAACATTGCTTCGATCGCCGATTCATTCGGAACACATAACTATAATGCAATTGCAACCGGCGATGTACATAATACTTCGCTGCTGAGTGAAACTTATCATTGGGGAAATGGTTATGGAAATTCGGAAAGATTTTATTTTCCTATTGATACTACTTTTCAGAACCCGGGAATTTCTATTCAGCATTTTGATTCGCTGCAATTCAGCCGAACAGGAATTATTTATCATGATGTAATTATGTATTCGAATAATTCTTCTGTTGAGAACAACTGGATCAAAACAGAATACTACGCAAAAAATATCGGGGTGATCAGAAGGGAAATGTTCAATGGAGAGACCTGGGAGTTGCAGGATTATTATGCGGTTCAGTAAATTCTTCTATACGCAAGAATGAAATCTCCCAAACCATCTTCCCTTCTTCTATTTCTCGCGGCGATCACGCTCCTCACCCGCCTTCCTTTTCTCTTCGATGGTTTCGGTGCGGAAGAAGATTCGTGGGGACTCGTGGTGAATGCTTTCCAGATGAAACAGTGCGGGCATTACATGGCTTCGCGTTTCCCCGGGCACCCGTTGCA carries:
- the rlmB gene encoding 23S rRNA (guanosine(2251)-2'-O)-methyltransferase RlmB; its protein translation is MSYYRDKQPVDTSNLIYGARAVIEAIEAGKEIDRLYIQSDLNNELIIEVRKIARQYGIIWQFVPEGKFQRIAPGKNHQGVAAFITSVEFYKLDNILPQIFEKGETPLVLVLDRITDVRNFGAIARSAECAGVHAIVIPSRGAAQVNGDAVKTSAGALNIIPVCREENLKDAIEYLNNSGLRIASCTEKGSTNYFETDLTGPLAIIMGSEEDGISGEYLKRSNVKIKIPMHGKISSLNVSVATGVVLFEVLRQRSLGL